A single genomic interval of Picosynechococcus sp. PCC 7003 harbors:
- the argB gene encoding acetylglutamate kinase, whose product MESEYIREAEATRVRILSEALPYMQQFAGRTIVVKYGGAAMKDSTLKDKVIRDIVFLSCIGMRPIVVHGGGPEINTWLAKLNIEPQFKDGLRVTDADTMDVVEMVLVGRVNKEIVSLINQEGGAAVGLCGKDGNMIQARHVGKEGVGFVGEVTTIDTKLIQSLVENGYVPVISSVAADETGQAHNINADTVAGELAAALSAEKLILLTDTPGILEDYHNPATLIPRLNLQQARELIDQGVVSGGMIPKVSCCVRSLAQGVKAAHIIDGRIPHALLLEIFTNDGIGSMIVASDYLSQFPMSPFS is encoded by the coding sequence ATGGAAAGCGAATACATCAGAGAAGCCGAAGCCACCCGCGTCCGCATCCTTAGCGAAGCCCTCCCCTATATGCAGCAATTTGCGGGGCGTACCATTGTCGTGAAATATGGTGGCGCCGCGATGAAAGACAGCACCCTCAAAGATAAAGTCATTCGCGACATTGTCTTTCTCTCCTGTATCGGCATGCGGCCCATTGTTGTCCACGGCGGTGGCCCAGAGATCAATACCTGGCTGGCCAAACTAAACATTGAACCCCAATTTAAAGATGGCCTGCGGGTCACCGATGCCGACACCATGGACGTGGTGGAAATGGTGCTTGTGGGTCGGGTGAATAAAGAAATTGTCTCTTTGATCAACCAAGAAGGTGGCGCTGCTGTGGGTCTCTGTGGCAAAGATGGCAACATGATCCAAGCCCGCCACGTCGGGAAAGAAGGGGTTGGTTTTGTCGGGGAAGTGACCACCATTGATACGAAATTGATTCAATCCCTCGTTGAAAATGGCTATGTACCTGTTATTTCCAGTGTGGCCGCCGACGAAACAGGTCAAGCCCACAATATCAATGCCGACACCGTCGCTGGCGAGTTAGCGGCTGCCCTCAGCGCCGAAAAACTGATCCTACTCACCGATACCCCTGGCATTTTGGAGGATTACCATAACCCCGCGACCTTGATTCCCCGCTTGAACCTGCAGCAGGCGCGAGAGTTAATTGACCAAGGTGTTGTGTCCGGGGGGATGATCCCGAAGGTAAGCTGTTGTGTGCGATCGCTAGCCCAAGGCGTTAAGGCGGCCCACATCATCGACGGACGGATTCCCCATGCCCTCCTCCTCGAAATTTTTACCAACGATGGCATTGGGTCGATGATCGTCGCTTCGGACTACCTCAGCCAGTTCCCCATGTCGCCTTTTTCTTAG
- a CDS encoding RtcB family protein, with product MPHQPLPIQTEKPVYSWAGHNLGSQELQMAKNVASLPFVFKHVSLMPDVHLGKGALVGSVIATKDAIIPAAVGVDIGCGMAALKLPFKGDRLDGKLKQIRKDLEAVIPVGFDENKDVDKTVANWGGWRNFKDLHKGVKNLEGKALKQMGSLGGGNHFIEVCLDEENNVWLMLHSGSRHIGNKLAQCHIGTAKELLKLAETKVPDPDLAYFVKGTPEFEAYWRDLQWAQNYARFNRDVMLERFKKVIEKHLAGGKPTKASMFVNCHHNYAEQETHFDEDIYVTRKGAVRARQEDYGIIPGSMGAKSYIVKGKGNVMSYCSCSHGAGRLMSRAKAKKTFTLDDLVAQTAGVECRKDSGIIDEIPAAYKPIEQVMAQQTDLVEVVATLKQVLCVKG from the coding sequence ATGCCCCACCAACCCCTACCGATCCAAACCGAAAAACCAGTTTATTCTTGGGCTGGCCATAATCTAGGCTCCCAGGAACTCCAAATGGCGAAAAATGTTGCTTCGTTGCCGTTTGTGTTTAAACATGTGTCCCTGATGCCTGATGTTCACCTAGGGAAAGGAGCCTTAGTGGGTTCTGTCATTGCCACAAAGGATGCGATCATTCCAGCGGCGGTTGGGGTTGATATTGGTTGTGGCATGGCCGCCCTCAAATTGCCCTTTAAAGGCGATCGCCTCGACGGAAAACTCAAGCAAATCCGCAAAGATCTCGAAGCCGTGATCCCCGTTGGTTTCGACGAAAACAAAGACGTTGATAAAACCGTGGCCAATTGGGGCGGCTGGCGAAATTTTAAAGATCTCCACAAAGGGGTAAAAAATCTCGAAGGTAAAGCCCTCAAACAAATGGGTTCCCTCGGTGGTGGCAATCACTTCATTGAAGTATGTCTCGATGAAGAAAATAATGTGTGGTTAATGCTCCACTCCGGTTCCCGTCACATTGGCAACAAACTCGCCCAATGCCACATTGGGACGGCAAAGGAGCTCTTGAAACTCGCAGAAACCAAAGTCCCAGATCCCGATCTCGCCTATTTTGTCAAAGGAACGCCGGAATTTGAAGCCTATTGGCGCGACCTCCAGTGGGCCCAAAACTATGCCCGGTTTAATCGCGATGTGATGCTGGAGAGGTTTAAAAAAGTCATCGAAAAACATCTCGCTGGCGGCAAACCGACAAAAGCCTCGATGTTTGTGAATTGCCACCATAACTACGCCGAACAAGAAACCCATTTTGACGAAGACATCTATGTCACCCGCAAAGGGGCCGTGCGAGCACGCCAGGAAGACTACGGTATTATCCCCGGCTCCATGGGCGCAAAATCCTACATCGTCAAGGGCAAAGGCAATGTGATGAGTTATTGTTCCTGTAGCCACGGTGCTGGGCGTTTAATGTCCAGGGCCAAAGCCAAAAAAACCTTTACTTTAGACGACTTAGTGGCCCAAACGGCTGGGGTTGAATGTCGCAAAGATAGCGGCATTATCGACGAAATTCCTGCCGCCTACAAACCCATCGAGCAGGTGATGGCCCAACAGACGGATTTGGTAGAGGTCGTTGCTACCCTCAAGCAGGTTTTGTGTGTAAAAGGCTAA
- a CDS encoding pentapeptide repeat-containing protein has product MNYYEILGIQITANQREIKTAYRRKAIALHPDTLTINTPADQRKQAEEDFKELNRIYEILSNPEQRQKYNQDLQGTEKADLLRTVRQLRDQKNFQAAIAQAQSLYGQFPTDPQCADLYGEVLMLYSRQLLDNNPVAIAPEIKTYLELALSVVHSPQIKQQIQQLLARFEKTANQKKTTQHPPDSESSPESANLINTKRAIQLLKAGEAGIKAWNQFREYETYLPDLAGADLSGMDLSQTNLQGVNLQGADLSQANLGGTNLSQAQLKQANLTGINGELANFSQADLTEANLTDSCLVNADFNQANLTAATLNQANAYRANFQGANLQNVHWCGGNLGETNCLQASFAGAILNQTNGKKGNFTATTFTNSQWEGAVLVDADFSQGNLERMELANANLSNVKFIGARLCGTNLNGSATQGNKKYPYHQGSVDFSGADLSCATCIETVFLKSNFSNTRLQNTNFDQADLSGSNFQDAVLHNTSFLGSNLRETDLSGTKFYFAYVNDQTKITGAKGI; this is encoded by the coding sequence ATGAATTATTACGAGATTTTGGGGATTCAGATTACGGCCAATCAACGAGAAATTAAAACGGCCTACCGACGCAAGGCGATCGCCCTCCACCCAGATACCCTAACGATTAATACCCCTGCCGATCAGCGGAAACAAGCCGAGGAAGACTTTAAGGAGCTCAATCGCATTTACGAAATTTTGTCTAATCCGGAACAGCGGCAAAAATATAACCAAGATCTCCAAGGCACGGAAAAAGCAGATCTATTACGCACCGTCCGGCAACTCCGGGATCAAAAAAATTTCCAGGCGGCGATCGCCCAGGCCCAGAGCCTCTACGGACAATTTCCGACCGATCCCCAATGTGCAGATCTCTATGGCGAAGTGCTGATGCTCTACAGTCGCCAGTTACTCGACAACAATCCGGTGGCGATCGCCCCAGAGATTAAAACCTATCTAGAATTAGCCCTGTCGGTGGTGCACTCACCCCAGATCAAACAGCAGATTCAGCAGCTCCTTGCTCGCTTTGAAAAAACAGCAAACCAAAAAAAGACAACCCAACATCCACCCGATAGTGAATCTTCCCCAGAGTCAGCTAACCTGATCAACACCAAGCGGGCGATCCAACTCCTCAAGGCAGGGGAAGCCGGCATCAAAGCCTGGAACCAATTCCGTGAATATGAAACCTATTTGCCCGACCTCGCTGGTGCTGATTTGAGCGGCATGGATCTCAGTCAGACCAATTTGCAGGGGGTGAATTTACAAGGGGCCGATCTGAGTCAAGCGAACCTAGGAGGCACAAATTTAAGTCAGGCCCAACTGAAGCAGGCGAATTTAACAGGTATTAACGGCGAGTTGGCTAACTTTAGCCAGGCGGATCTGACAGAGGCTAACTTAACCGATAGCTGCTTGGTAAACGCTGATTTTAATCAGGCCAATTTAACCGCTGCAACCCTCAATCAAGCCAATGCCTACCGCGCCAACTTTCAGGGGGCCAATCTCCAGAATGTGCATTGGTGCGGGGGCAATCTGGGGGAAACCAATTGTCTCCAGGCGAGCTTTGCAGGGGCGATTCTGAACCAAACCAACGGCAAAAAAGGCAACTTTACAGCGACAACATTTACCAACAGTCAATGGGAAGGGGCGGTGTTAGTGGATGCTGATTTTTCCCAAGGGAATCTGGAGCGGATGGAGTTGGCCAATGCAAATTTGTCGAACGTTAAATTTATCGGGGCGAGGCTCTGCGGCACAAACCTCAATGGCAGCGCCACCCAAGGCAATAAAAAATATCCTTATCACCAGGGCAGCGTTGATTTTTCTGGGGCCGATTTGTCCTGTGCCACCTGCATTGAAACGGTTTTTCTCAAGTCAAATTTCAGCAATACCCGTCTGCAAAATACCAATTTTGACCAGGCAGATCTCAGTGGCAGTAATTTCCAGGATGCGGTGCTCCACAACACGAGCTTTCTGGGGAGCAACCTGCGCGAAACTGATCTCAGCGGCACGAAATTTTATTTTGCCTACGTGAATGATCAGACGAAAATTACCGGGGCAAAAGGCATTTAA
- a CDS encoding hydantoinase B/oxoprolinase family protein — MVTTSSRWQFWIDRGGTFTDIVAKRPNGELVTHKLLSENPECYPDAPVQGIRDLLGLSPDQPIPTEQIDVIKMGTTVATNALLERKGDRLVLVITQGFRDALRIGYQHRPDIFALEIKLPEMLYEWVIEASERIDAQGHILQPLDLAQVRQDLQQAFDGGIRSCGVVLMHGYRYPDHEQHIGAIAQDIGFTQISLSHQVSPLIKLISRGDTTMVDGYLSPILRRYVDQVASYLQAEGQRPKLMFMQSNGGLAEAQQFQGKDSILSGPAGGIVGAVKTCAIAGFEKIITFDMGGTSTDVAHYDGSYERSFETEIAGVRLKTPMMAIHTVAAGGGSLVQYDGARFRVGPESAGAHPGPACYGKGGPLTVTDCNVLLGKIQPDFFPQVFGSEGKAPLDRAIVAEKFRALAQALAQEPAEIAAGFLAIAVENMSNAIKQISLQRGHDVSDYALCCFGGAGGQHACAIADTLGIKTIVIHPFAGVLSAYGIGLAEIRILKEKAIEKVLEADLFPELEAEFHGLKHQATEELTQQHPPNKAEIFEECKAHLKYQGTDSTLIVTFADQKTMAAEFSSLHQQRYGFTLPDKALIVESISLELICATQTVPETPETLHTNGQPKPLETVAMFSDGQWQQTPVYDRAILRPGDVIPSPALITEKTGTNVIELGWQGRLNEYNHLILEKVSDISPEIKSVSTDFSQPDPVTLEIFNNLFRAIAEQMGVTLQNTSYSVNIKERLDFSCAIFDPQGHLVANAPHIPVHLGSMSESVYSLIQAHGARLKPGDVYMANNPYNGGTHLPDVTVITPVFAPGQGEKTQAKPLFFVASRGHHADLGGITPGSMPPQSTQIQEEGILIDNVCLVKQGEFQTETVEKLFTEAAYPVRNLTQNLADLQAQIAANEKGLQELQRLVHHYGQGMVLAYMQHVQDNAEQAVKQQLQQLRDGEFTVALDHGDRLQVSIKIDCEQQTATVDFTGTSPQSTTNFNAPKAVTQAAVLYVFRSLVQDDIPLNYGCLKPIKVIVPEGCLLNPQYPAAVVAGNVEVSQNITDCLYGALGVMAASQGTMNNFTFGNNHYQYYETICGGSGAGPHFHGTDAVQTHMTNSRLTDPEVLEWRFPVLLEEFSIRKNSGGPGQFHGGNGVIRRLQFREPMTAAILSSRRQVQPFGLEGGLPGQRGENKVIRADGTEITLPGTVEVAMEKGDRLEIQTPGGGGYGSPG, encoded by the coding sequence ATGGTGACAACTTCTTCTCGCTGGCAATTTTGGATTGATCGGGGCGGCACTTTTACGGATATCGTCGCGAAACGCCCTAATGGCGAGCTGGTTACCCATAAGTTGCTGTCGGAAAATCCAGAATGTTACCCCGATGCACCGGTGCAAGGAATCCGGGATTTATTGGGTCTCAGTCCGGATCAACCGATCCCCACAGAACAAATCGACGTGATCAAGATGGGGACGACGGTGGCCACCAATGCCCTGTTAGAACGGAAAGGTGATCGCCTAGTTCTCGTGATCACCCAGGGCTTTCGGGATGCCCTCAGAATTGGCTATCAACATCGCCCCGATATTTTTGCCCTAGAGATCAAGCTGCCGGAGATGCTCTATGAATGGGTGATCGAAGCGTCAGAAAGAATTGACGCCCAGGGTCACATTTTGCAGCCCTTGGATCTCGCGCAGGTGCGCCAAGATTTACAGCAGGCCTTTGATGGAGGGATCCGCAGTTGTGGCGTGGTGCTGATGCACGGCTACCGTTACCCCGACCACGAACAACACATTGGGGCGATCGCCCAAGATATTGGCTTTACGCAAATCTCCCTGTCCCACCAAGTGAGCCCTTTAATCAAACTGATCAGTCGGGGTGACACAACAATGGTGGATGGCTACCTGTCGCCAATTTTGCGCCGTTATGTGGATCAAGTGGCGAGCTATCTCCAGGCGGAGGGGCAGAGGCCAAAGCTGATGTTTATGCAATCCAATGGGGGATTAGCAGAAGCCCAGCAATTTCAAGGCAAAGACAGTATTCTATCTGGACCAGCTGGGGGCATTGTCGGGGCAGTCAAAACCTGTGCGATCGCCGGCTTCGAGAAAATTATTACGTTTGATATGGGGGGAACCTCCACCGATGTCGCCCACTACGATGGCAGCTACGAACGTAGCTTTGAAACAGAAATTGCCGGGGTGCGTTTAAAAACACCGATGATGGCGATCCATACCGTGGCGGCGGGGGGCGGTTCCCTAGTGCAATATGACGGGGCGCGGTTTCGGGTCGGGCCAGAATCTGCCGGGGCGCATCCGGGGCCAGCCTGTTACGGCAAAGGGGGGCCACTGACGGTCACGGACTGCAATGTACTGTTGGGAAAAATTCAGCCGGATTTCTTTCCGCAGGTTTTTGGCTCAGAGGGCAAAGCCCCCTTAGATCGCGCCATTGTCGCAGAAAAGTTCCGAGCCCTCGCCCAAGCTCTAGCGCAAGAGCCCGCCGAGATTGCTGCCGGTTTTTTGGCGATCGCCGTGGAAAATATGAGCAATGCGATCAAGCAAATTTCCCTGCAACGAGGCCACGATGTGAGTGATTATGCCCTCTGTTGTTTCGGTGGAGCCGGGGGTCAACATGCTTGTGCGATCGCTGATACCTTGGGGATTAAAACCATTGTGATTCATCCCTTTGCGGGAGTGTTATCCGCCTATGGGATCGGTTTGGCAGAAATTCGTATTTTGAAAGAAAAAGCCATTGAAAAAGTTTTAGAAGCAGACCTTTTCCCTGAACTAGAAGCAGAATTTCATGGACTTAAACACCAGGCCACCGAGGAACTTACCCAACAACATCCCCCAAACAAAGCGGAAATTTTCGAAGAATGTAAGGCCCATCTCAAATACCAGGGCACCGACTCGACGTTAATTGTGACCTTTGCCGATCAAAAAACAATGGCGGCAGAGTTCTCCTCTCTACACCAACAACGTTACGGTTTCACGTTACCAGATAAAGCCCTGATCGTCGAATCCATTAGCTTGGAACTCATTTGTGCCACTCAAACTGTGCCAGAAACACCTGAAACCTTACACACTAACGGTCAGCCCAAGCCGCTTGAAACCGTTGCCATGTTCAGCGATGGCCAATGGCAACAAACCCCCGTTTATGATCGTGCCATTCTCCGACCCGGTGACGTGATTCCCAGTCCGGCACTCATTACTGAAAAAACCGGCACCAATGTGATTGAGCTCGGTTGGCAAGGTCGCTTAAATGAATACAATCACCTGATCCTCGAAAAAGTAAGTGACATATCCCCAGAAATTAAATCTGTATCAACAGACTTTAGCCAACCGGATCCCGTCACCCTGGAAATTTTCAACAATCTCTTTCGGGCGATCGCCGAACAGATGGGAGTCACCCTGCAAAACACCAGTTACTCGGTGAATATTAAGGAGCGCTTAGATTTTTCCTGCGCGATTTTTGATCCCCAGGGTCACCTCGTCGCCAATGCCCCCCACATTCCCGTCCACCTCGGCTCCATGAGTGAGAGCGTTTATAGCCTGATCCAAGCCCACGGCGCGCGCCTCAAACCGGGGGATGTGTATATGGCCAATAATCCCTACAACGGCGGCACCCACTTACCGGACGTGACGGTGATTACGCCTGTTTTCGCGCCGGGACAAGGGGAAAAGACCCAGGCCAAACCCTTATTTTTCGTTGCATCTCGCGGCCATCACGCCGATCTAGGGGGCATAACACCGGGTTCTATGCCGCCCCAAAGCACCCAGATCCAAGAAGAAGGGATTTTGATTGACAATGTTTGCCTTGTGAAACAGGGGGAATTCCAAACGGAAACCGTTGAGAAATTGTTTACCGAAGCGGCCTATCCTGTGCGCAATCTAACCCAAAATCTAGCGGATCTCCAGGCGCAAATTGCCGCCAACGAAAAAGGACTCCAGGAACTGCAACGGCTGGTGCACCATTACGGTCAAGGGATGGTTTTGGCCTATATGCAGCATGTGCAGGATAACGCCGAACAAGCAGTAAAACAGCAGCTTCAACAACTCCGGGATGGAGAATTTACCGTTGCCCTAGATCATGGCGATCGCCTCCAGGTCAGTATCAAAATTGATTGCGAGCAGCAAACGGCCACGGTAGATTTCACGGGCACTTCCCCCCAATCGACGACAAATTTTAATGCCCCGAAAGCCGTGACCCAAGCAGCGGTATTGTATGTTTTTCGGAGCTTGGTGCAGGATGATATCCCGTTAAATTATGGTTGCCTCAAGCCGATCAAGGTAATTGTTCCCGAAGGCTGTTTGCTTAACCCCCAATATCCAGCGGCGGTGGTGGCAGGTAATGTGGAAGTGTCCCAAAATATCACCGATTGTCTCTATGGTGCTTTGGGGGTGATGGCGGCCTCCCAGGGAACGATGAATAATTTCACCTTTGGGAACAACCATTATCAATATTACGAAACCATTTGTGGCGGCTCAGGCGCTGGCCCCCATTTTCACGGCACCGATGCCGTCCAAACCCACATGACCAATTCTCGCCTGACGGATCCAGAGGTGTTGGAATGGCGCTTTCCGGTGCTCCTAGAGGAATTTTCGATTCGTAAAAATAGTGGCGGCCCAGGACAATTTCACGGCGGGAACGGGGTGATCCGCCGCTTGCAATTCCGGGAACCGATGACTGCGGCAATTCTTTCTAGTCGGCGGCAAGTGCAACCCTTTGGGTTAGAGGGGGGTTTACCAGGTCAACGGGGTGAAAATAAAGTGATCCGCGCCGATGGGACAGAGATAACCTTACCGGGAACCGTTGAAGTTGCCATGGAAAAAGGCGATCGCCTAGAGATCCAGACCCCCGGGGGCGGTGGCTATGGCTCCCCTGGTTAA
- a CDS encoding ferredoxin-thioredoxin reductase variable chain, with the protein MNVGDRIRVTASVIVYNHPQNRKKAFDLKGMEGTIETIIGRPITATLPIKVRFDPKYAAHLREEEIEVI; encoded by the coding sequence ATGAACGTTGGCGATCGCATCCGTGTTACGGCATCTGTCATTGTGTACAACCACCCCCAAAACCGGAAAAAAGCCTTTGATCTAAAAGGTATGGAAGGGACCATCGAAACGATTATCGGCCGCCCGATCACCGCAACGTTACCAATCAAAGTCCGGTTCGACCCGAAATATGCGGCCCACCTCCGGGAAGAGGAAATCGAAGTCATCTGA
- a CDS encoding flotillin family protein, producing MKFWFTLLQSLPDLSTMEVELLDSEIDTQALRLDPRPTSPVSATLTPAQLPVSGALIFPGIIVTLIVLFLMSIWAYTRVYVITPNNEAFVRTGGVIRKKKTVILNGGCIVLPGFHELTRVPLREISIDVERTGNLAVRTQDYLRANMRVTFYVCINANEEDVLVAAARLSKQGRISEVDIKEALEKRADDAIRAAAKRKSIAEIDSDKLGFADEVLNLIQQDLKKVGLTLNNIAISEIEESDTYDENNFFDAQGVRLRTETIQKSIKQKLDVELTVLKEKRELELSTKVEIEEQELAAEQKSLKLAKAKEEAKLNQAKEIEFLKAQQAQEIQASQDQELAKIERNRILQEKAVEEEKIQQKLSIQQNQIAADISLEQQNKALKIAMAEAEEEAKIAQQQAAIAIANKEKERLAAEAERTRAEEAVATSKAVEQANREQRLAIIDAEKEADQKRIADQNVVEIDVFRRRRQAEIARQAAELEAESIRTLADANRYQALAEAQGKQALIEAENALSNANRTAELMKLFLPTLADQLPDIMKSLAPQPGVLGDAKVFAFPGTNGDGAGLGDINKLLLSTSGLSLVNGLLEDGKLGALLAQVKGLLQDNNADTSNNAVLQNVESLLAELKEKKTATTSPEPPPLPTAFVPLPNEAKDSEGA from the coding sequence ATGAAGTTTTGGTTTACCCTGCTCCAATCTCTGCCTGACCTGAGCACTATGGAGGTAGAGTTACTCGATTCCGAAATCGATACCCAGGCACTGCGGCTTGATCCGCGTCCCACTTCTCCGGTCTCTGCCACCCTGACCCCGGCCCAACTCCCCGTTAGTGGCGCGTTGATCTTTCCCGGCATTATCGTCACCCTGATTGTGCTCTTTCTGATGAGCATTTGGGCCTACACCAGGGTCTATGTGATTACCCCCAATAACGAAGCCTTTGTCCGTACCGGGGGCGTGATCCGCAAAAAGAAAACGGTCATTCTCAACGGGGGCTGCATTGTTCTACCCGGCTTCCATGAGCTGACCCGGGTGCCCCTGCGGGAAATTTCCATTGATGTCGAACGTACCGGAAACCTTGCCGTGCGGACCCAAGATTACCTGCGGGCGAATATGCGGGTAACTTTTTATGTTTGCATTAATGCCAATGAAGAAGATGTTTTAGTCGCCGCCGCCAGACTTTCGAAACAGGGCCGCATTTCCGAAGTAGATATTAAAGAAGCCCTGGAGAAAAGGGCCGATGACGCGATTCGCGCTGCCGCCAAGCGCAAAAGCATCGCCGAAATTGATTCTGACAAACTGGGATTTGCGGACGAGGTTTTGAATCTCATCCAGCAGGATCTCAAGAAAGTGGGCCTGACCCTTAATAATATTGCCATTTCTGAAATCGAAGAAAGCGACACCTACGATGAAAATAATTTCTTCGATGCCCAAGGCGTCCGTCTCCGCACGGAAACAATCCAAAAATCCATTAAACAAAAACTTGATGTCGAGCTAACGGTACTCAAGGAAAAGCGGGAACTGGAACTCAGCACCAAGGTGGAAATCGAAGAACAAGAACTGGCCGCCGAACAAAAATCCCTAAAGCTTGCAAAGGCAAAAGAAGAGGCCAAGCTGAATCAAGCAAAGGAAATTGAGTTTCTCAAGGCGCAACAGGCCCAGGAAATTCAGGCATCCCAGGATCAAGAGTTAGCCAAGATTGAACGAAATCGCATCCTCCAAGAAAAGGCCGTCGAAGAAGAAAAAATTCAACAGAAACTTTCAATTCAGCAAAACCAAATTGCCGCCGATATTTCCCTAGAGCAGCAAAATAAAGCCCTCAAAATTGCCATGGCGGAGGCGGAAGAAGAAGCAAAAATTGCCCAACAACAGGCGGCGATCGCCATTGCCAACAAAGAAAAAGAACGCCTTGCCGCAGAAGCAGAACGCACCCGAGCCGAAGAAGCAGTGGCTACCTCCAAGGCCGTCGAACAGGCGAACCGGGAGCAACGCTTGGCGATTATTGATGCCGAAAAAGAAGCGGATCAAAAACGGATCGCCGACCAAAATGTGGTGGAAATTGATGTGTTCCGGCGGCGGCGTCAAGCAGAAATTGCCCGTCAAGCGGCGGAACTAGAAGCAGAATCGATCCGCACCCTAGCCGATGCCAACCGTTACCAGGCCCTCGCTGAAGCCCAGGGGAAACAAGCTTTAATCGAAGCGGAAAATGCCCTGAGCAATGCCAACCGTACTGCCGAATTGATGAAACTCTTTTTGCCGACCCTGGCCGACCAACTGCCAGACATCATGAAGTCCCTCGCCCCCCAACCCGGTGTACTGGGCGATGCGAAGGTGTTTGCCTTTCCGGGCACCAATGGCGATGGGGCAGGCTTAGGGGATATTAATAAATTGTTGCTCTCGACCAGCGGTTTATCGTTGGTGAATGGTTTGTTAGAAGACGGTAAGCTGGGGGCGCTGTTGGCCCAGGTGAAAGGCCTGTTACAGGATAACAATGCTGATACCAGTAACAACGCAGTGCTGCAAAATGTGGAATCTCTCCTGGCCGAGTTAAAGGAGAAAAAGACAGCGACGACATCTCCCGAACCCCCACCATTACCCACAGCTTTTGTACCGCTGCCCAATGAGGCAAAAGATTCTGAAGGTGCGTAA
- a CDS encoding S-layer homology domain-containing protein — translation MQYSWQKFGLLSGLLVLLGSCAQLGNLEESLAPDPRLVEQQEQAAETDPPADSSLPTDFPAEIPLYPEATLIQAEDKTTVWAIADNVQSLEAFYRKAFSEAPWEIVESPAAAPDNLLEIVARTSDLEVTLSLSEAASPTTNDSDQAVAGTTFALSYRALSTTGTDDTAPTDTSNLPADTDLAAQVQDLIALKVFTATDFQADTVITRRQFARWLFKAHNAIYGDRQNQQIRRANSNSKPIFTDVPASDPDFPFIQGLAEAGIIPSTLTNDTLTTFRPDAPLTRESLIAWKVPLDRRQALPQTSLDNIAETWGFQDAPKIDTRALQALYVDFQNGDQANVRRVFGYTTLFQPQKTVTQQEAAIALWYFGYQGDGLSAATARGDRQAPNQTADTETNAPASQDP, via the coding sequence GTGCAGTACAGTTGGCAGAAATTTGGACTTTTGAGTGGGTTATTGGTTCTCTTGGGGAGCTGTGCCCAATTGGGCAATTTGGAAGAAAGCTTGGCCCCTGATCCGCGCCTTGTAGAACAGCAGGAACAAGCCGCTGAAACCGACCCCCCCGCAGATTCCTCCTTACCGACCGATTTTCCAGCAGAAATTCCCCTCTACCCTGAAGCAACCCTCATTCAAGCAGAAGACAAGACTACCGTCTGGGCGATCGCCGATAATGTCCAGAGCCTCGAAGCCTTTTACCGGAAAGCTTTTAGTGAAGCCCCCTGGGAAATTGTCGAGTCCCCTGCTGCCGCACCGGATAATCTCTTAGAAATTGTGGCTCGCACCAGCGACCTGGAAGTGACCCTGTCCCTGTCTGAAGCCGCTTCTCCCACGACCAATGACTCCGACCAAGCTGTTGCGGGCACCACCTTCGCCCTGAGCTATCGCGCCCTAAGTACCACCGGAACTGACGATACCGCCCCCACTGATACTTCAAATTTGCCTGCGGATACTGACCTTGCGGCCCAGGTACAGGATCTCATTGCCCTCAAGGTTTTTACCGCTACTGATTTTCAGGCCGATACGGTGATTACGAGGCGTCAATTTGCCCGCTGGCTCTTCAAGGCCCACAACGCCATCTATGGCGATCGCCAAAACCAACAAATTCGCCGCGCCAATAGCAACAGTAAACCGATCTTCACCGATGTGCCGGCCAGTGACCCCGACTTTCCTTTTATCCAAGGCTTGGCCGAAGCGGGGATTATTCCTTCGACCCTCACCAACGACACCCTTACAACGTTTCGCCCCGATGCCCCCCTCACCCGGGAAAGCTTGATCGCCTGGAAGGTGCCCCTCGACCGTCGCCAGGCTCTGCCCCAAACCAGCCTCGATAATATCGCCGAAACCTGGGGCTTTCAGGATGCCCCCAAAATTGACACCAGAGCGCTCCAAGCCCTCTACGTGGACTTTCAGAACGGTGACCAAGCGAATGTGCGGCGGGTATTTGGCTATACCACCCTCTTTCAGCCCCAGAAAACGGTTACCCAACAGGAAGCGGCGATCGCCCTATGGTATTTCGGTTACCAAGGGGACGGTCTATCTGCTGCCACCGCCCGTGGCGATCGCCAAGCCCCGAACCAAACTGCTGATACGGAGACTAATGCCCCAGCCTCCCAAGACCCCTAA